One Pararhizobium sp. IMCC3301 DNA segment encodes these proteins:
- a CDS encoding ABC transporter permease, which produces MHDWAGRYRAPLYILRRLLSAIPTLLAVLTVIFFAIRTLPGDPALAILGDSATDAAIAGLREKLGLNLPVWRQYLDFLGGLLRGDLGTSLVYGRGVLSELLRVLPYTLALTLASIVIGTVIGIPLGIISALHRNRLIDYITRVLSLLGFSFPVFYAGIMLILIFAVWLPWFPVISSTTGGFGTALHGLVLPAVAGSLGLIAMITRASRSSLLDVLGDDYIRTARAKGLPEKTVLYRHALRNALIPVVTVIGLYFALIIGNSVLIETVFTRPGLGSLIIGSLDNRDYPMVQGLLVAYAAIVIIVNLLTDLTYSVIDPRIGQS; this is translated from the coding sequence ATGCATGATTGGGCGGGGCGTTATCGCGCCCCGCTCTATATCTTGAGGCGGCTGTTGTCGGCCATTCCTACTCTGCTCGCGGTGCTGACAGTCATTTTCTTTGCAATCCGCACATTGCCCGGAGATCCGGCGCTAGCGATTCTTGGCGATTCCGCTACCGATGCTGCTATTGCGGGCCTGCGTGAAAAGCTTGGACTGAACCTGCCAGTGTGGCGTCAGTATCTTGATTTCCTCGGTGGCCTGCTGCGGGGTGATCTGGGCACGTCACTGGTGTACGGGCGCGGCGTGTTGTCAGAATTGCTGCGCGTGCTGCCCTATACGCTGGCGCTAACTCTGGCTTCCATCGTGATTGGAACAGTGATCGGCATACCGCTGGGCATCATCTCGGCGCTGCACCGCAACCGGCTGATCGATTATATCACGCGAGTGCTTTCGCTTCTCGGGTTTTCATTCCCGGTTTTTTATGCCGGTATCATGCTGATTTTGATATTTGCCGTCTGGCTTCCCTGGTTCCCGGTGATCAGCTCAACAACCGGCGGCTTCGGCACTGCCCTGCATGGGCTGGTATTACCCGCAGTGGCCGGATCTCTGGGTTTGATCGCCATGATCACACGTGCCAGCCGCTCATCGCTTCTGGATGTGCTGGGGGATGATTACATTCGCACAGCACGTGCCAAGGGCCTGCCGGAGAAAACCGTGCTGTACCGACATGCCTTGCGCAACGCGCTGATCCCCGTCGTAACGGTCATCGGGCTTTATTTTGCACTTATTATCGGCAATTCAGTGCTGATCGAGACAGTCTTCACCCGTCCCGGTCTTGGTTCACTGATCATCGGTTCGCTGGATAATCGCGATTACCCGATGGTACAGGGACTGCTGGTGGCCTATGCGGCGATCGTCATCATCGTCAACCTTTTGACGGATCTGACCTATTCGGTCATTGATCCGCGCATCGGCCAATCATGA
- a CDS encoding ABC transporter permease, with translation MSVTGSITGGLVQTFNRNKLSWVGTVLFTALCLIAILAPVIAPYGPIDQSVINRMRPPSAEYLFGTDAFGRDQFSRAVYGARISLAVGVVSVLLGMSIGGLLGVLAGYFGKRIDAVVMRSMDVLLSFPTLITGIVIVALLGPSLTNVIIAITVTLIPKFARIARAPTLAVKERAYIEACRAMGFSHARIILFHIIPNILTEILVMASLWTANAIMIEAGFAFLGLGVRPPTPTWGGMIREGFEHIFQAPWMSIFPGLCILLAVLSLNLIGDGLRDALDPRLKQVRDMG, from the coding sequence ATGAGTGTAACAGGTTCCATCACCGGGGGACTGGTCCAGACGTTTAATCGCAACAAATTGTCCTGGGTCGGCACGGTGCTGTTCACGGCCCTTTGCCTGATTGCAATCTTGGCGCCGGTCATCGCGCCCTACGGACCGATTGATCAAAGTGTGATAAATCGCATGCGTCCGCCCTCTGCTGAGTATCTGTTTGGCACCGATGCTTTCGGACGCGATCAGTTTTCCCGTGCGGTTTATGGTGCGCGCATCTCGCTGGCCGTCGGTGTCGTCTCCGTTTTGCTGGGCATGAGTATCGGCGGACTTCTGGGGGTACTGGCCGGCTATTTCGGAAAGCGGATTGATGCAGTGGTGATGCGCAGCATGGATGTGTTGCTGTCATTTCCAACACTGATCACCGGTATTGTTATCGTGGCGCTGCTTGGTCCGTCTTTGACCAATGTCATCATTGCCATTACGGTTACGCTTATTCCGAAATTTGCGCGCATTGCCCGCGCTCCGACCCTTGCGGTGAAAGAACGGGCCTATATCGAAGCATGCCGCGCCATGGGATTTTCTCACGCGCGGATCATCCTGTTCCACATCATCCCGAACATCCTCACTGAAATTCTTGTCATGGCATCATTGTGGACCGCAAACGCGATCATGATAGAGGCCGGCTTCGCGTTTCTGGGGCTGGGTGTAAGGCCACCCACGCCCACCTGGGGCGGCATGATCCGCGAAGGTTTTGAGCATATCTTTCAGGCCCCGTGGATGTCCATTTTCCCAGGCCTGTGCATTTTGCTGGCCGTCCTGTCCCTGAACCTCATCGGCGATGGCCTGCGCGATGCGCTCGATCCGCGGCTGAAACAGGTGAGGGATATGGGATGA
- a CDS encoding ABC transporter ATP-binding protein has translation MTVPVLQVRNLTTSFYIGGEWHPAVRSVSFELARNETLAIVGESGCGKSVTVMSVMRLLPEAGSRIEGDVLLDGVPVGTDAQTMQKLRGNQMAMIFQEPMTALNPVLRIGYQVAEPLMQHRGLSREAAMDEAVRLLEQVGIPSARSRAREYPHQFSGGMRQRVMIAMALACEPAVLFADEPTTALDVTIQAQVLGLLEDLRHDKGMGLLLITHSMGVVAAVADRVAVMYAGAIVETGPVAKIFAGPIHPYTEGLLRSIPRPDRDAKDIYSIPGTVPSIDKMPKGCRFAPRCPLKIDRCETVDPMLVEMTPGHFAACHVRAGTAP, from the coding sequence ATGACTGTCCCGGTTCTGCAGGTTCGCAACCTGACTACCAGTTTTTATATTGGCGGAGAATGGCATCCAGCGGTCCGCAGCGTGTCTTTCGAGCTGGCACGCAATGAAACCCTTGCCATCGTCGGCGAGAGCGGCTGCGGCAAATCGGTGACCGTGATGTCTGTCATGCGGCTCTTGCCGGAAGCGGGAAGCCGGATTGAAGGCGACGTGCTGCTTGATGGTGTGCCGGTCGGGACCGATGCGCAGACGATGCAAAAGCTGCGTGGCAATCAGATGGCGATGATCTTTCAGGAGCCGATGACCGCTCTCAACCCGGTTCTGCGCATAGGCTATCAGGTGGCAGAACCTTTGATGCAGCACCGGGGCCTGAGCCGTGAGGCTGCAATGGATGAAGCAGTGCGTCTGCTGGAACAGGTTGGCATTCCTTCCGCCAGGAGCCGCGCCCGGGAATATCCGCATCAGTTTTCCGGCGGAATGCGGCAGCGGGTGATGATTGCAATGGCGCTGGCCTGCGAGCCGGCAGTGCTGTTTGCCGACGAACCGACGACAGCTCTGGATGTGACAATTCAGGCGCAGGTTCTGGGCCTTCTGGAAGATTTGCGCCACGACAAGGGGATGGGCCTGCTGCTGATCACCCATTCCATGGGTGTTGTCGCCGCCGTAGCTGACCGTGTGGCGGTGATGTATGCGGGCGCGATTGTCGAGACCGGTCCGGTTGCCAAAATATTTGCCGGTCCAATTCATCCCTATACGGAAGGCCTGTTGCGCTCCATCCCGCGCCCGGACCGCGATGCCAAGGATATTTATTCCATACCGGGTACCGTTCCCTCGATTGACAAGATGCCGAAAGGCTGCCGGTTCGCGCCGCGCTGCCCTTTGAAAATTGATCGCTGTGAGACTGTTGATCCCATGCTGGTTGAGATGACACCGGGCCACTTTGCAGCATGTCACGTGCGCGCCGGGACAGCGCCATGA
- a CDS encoding ABC transporter ATP-binding protein encodes MSVLEVEGLKKYFHTRVGAFGGKPVTVRAVDGVSFHIEAGEAFGLVGESGCGKSTVGRAVLHLIQPDAGRVKLHGQDLLQLQPVDLRALRPHMQMIFQDPYSSLNPKQRVGAALAEPIRVHGRASGSEADRIVANLLQEVGLPVEAANRYPHEFSGGQRQRIAIARSLTLDPDLIIADEAVSALDVSIQAQILKLLGDIMLRRGLSFLFISHDLGVVRVFCKRLAVMYLGRIVESGPVGPVFDTPLHPYTRILRAASPIPDPSVRTELARLSGEIPSASDPPSGCHFHPRCPFATDLCRKVTPKIIEPVTGRKVACHLHDPAQADAMHTTKYLAAKELFFP; translated from the coding sequence ATGAGTGTTCTTGAGGTGGAAGGGTTGAAGAAGTATTTCCATACCCGTGTCGGTGCGTTCGGTGGCAAGCCGGTAACCGTACGGGCAGTGGATGGCGTGTCATTCCATATTGAGGCCGGGGAGGCTTTTGGCCTTGTCGGCGAATCCGGCTGTGGCAAATCCACGGTTGGCCGGGCCGTGCTGCATCTGATCCAACCGGATGCCGGGCGCGTTAAGCTGCATGGTCAGGATCTGTTGCAGTTGCAACCGGTAGACTTGCGGGCGCTGCGCCCGCACATGCAGATGATATTTCAGGACCCCTATTCCTCCCTCAATCCAAAGCAACGGGTGGGGGCCGCGCTGGCCGAGCCGATTCGTGTCCATGGTCGGGCTTCAGGTAGCGAAGCGGATCGTATTGTAGCGAATCTTCTACAGGAGGTAGGGCTGCCGGTCGAAGCAGCAAACCGTTACCCGCATGAGTTTTCCGGCGGCCAGCGCCAGCGCATTGCCATCGCTCGTTCCTTGACGCTGGATCCGGATCTCATCATTGCCGATGAAGCCGTCAGCGCGCTGGATGTGTCTATTCAGGCGCAAATCCTGAAGCTTCTTGGCGACATCATGCTGCGCCGCGGCCTGTCGTTTCTGTTTATATCTCATGATCTTGGCGTGGTGCGGGTGTTCTGCAAGCGACTGGCAGTAATGTATCTGGGCCGCATCGTGGAAAGTGGTCCTGTGGGTCCGGTTTTTGATACACCACTGCACCCCTATACCCGCATTTTGCGTGCAGCTTCGCCGATCCCCGATCCCTCGGTACGCACGGAGCTGGCACGGCTGAGCGGGGAAATTCCCTCTGCCTCAGATCCGCCCTCCGGTTGCCATTTCCATCCGCGCTGCCCGTTTGCCACGGATTTGTGCCGCAAGGTAACGCCGAAAATCATAGAACCGGTAACCGGGCGGAAGGTCGCCTGTCATCTTCACGACCCGGCACAGGCAGATGCCATGCACACAACCAAATACCTGGCAGCAAAGGAGCTGTTTTTTCCATGA
- a CDS encoding 2-hydroxychromene-2-carboxylate isomerase, with translation MSREIVYFHSLSSPWAYLSGPRFHDIVRKHDLKVLLRPTTILEENGGIPLRTRPSARQEYHELELDRWRKYLDMPLVLRPAHYPANPEYSARMVIAADILGWDALRLSHALLRALWSEERDILDTQTRVEVAMVEGMDGARLAEMQDTPDIMALWEKSHAEASAAGVFGTPTYVLNGERFWGQDRLEFLDRRLSE, from the coding sequence ATGAGTAGAGAAATTGTCTATTTTCATTCCCTGTCATCACCTTGGGCCTATCTTAGCGGCCCGCGCTTTCATGATATCGTGCGCAAACATGATCTGAAAGTGCTGCTGCGCCCGACAACCATTCTGGAAGAAAATGGTGGAATTCCCTTGCGCACGCGCCCCTCAGCGCGGCAGGAATATCATGAGCTGGAATTGGACCGCTGGCGCAAATATCTGGATATGCCGCTTGTGCTGCGACCGGCGCATTATCCAGCCAATCCGGAATATTCCGCCCGTATGGTCATCGCTGCCGATATTTTGGGATGGGACGCTTTAAGGCTCAGCCACGCCCTGCTGCGCGCATTGTGGTCTGAGGAACGGGATATCCTCGACACCCAGACGCGTGTTGAAGTGGCCATGGTCGAGGGCATGGACGGGGCACGCCTGGCTGAGATGCAGGATACACCGGACATCATGGCTCTTTGGGAAAAAAGCCATGCGGAAGCCAGCGCTGCCGGCGTTTTCGGCACGCCCACTTATGTACTGAATGGCGAGCGTTTCTGGGGTCAGGACCGACTGGAGTTTCTCGACAGGCGTTTATCTGAGTAG
- a CDS encoding AbrB family transcriptional regulator, with translation MPPDSSSASALSWLLTFKTVATTLIIAGSGSGVAYLLGVPAPFLVGSSLAVASMGLAGVAVSVPMVLRNVCFVIIGLSMGAGVTPDVVESARQWPLSFVILGLSLFAIVLAGRWILQNRWRFDPMTALLSVVPGHLSYVLGLSADTNGDLATISVIQSIRVLALTILVPFAVVLIGIETNASLVAMDIMTLPMFGLSIVLSFAGGYLMNRLRLPAAYLIAGLVWSTGSHITGTIDGTVSPYVAIPAFITMGALIGTRFYGVTRALLKRAFLAGITVTLAAFVISALAAWSVSLFIDTPLSHLLVAFAPGGVETMAAMAISLNADPAFVAAHHVMRLFILTFLAPIMLGLARRRAGSADDL, from the coding sequence ATGCCCCCTGATTCCTCCTCCGCGTCGGCGCTGTCATGGCTGCTGACATTCAAGACAGTTGCGACCACTCTGATCATAGCCGGTTCGGGTTCTGGTGTTGCTTATCTACTAGGCGTCCCGGCACCGTTTCTGGTCGGGTCCTCGCTTGCCGTGGCAAGTATGGGCCTGGCCGGGGTTGCGGTCAGCGTGCCGATGGTCCTGAGAAATGTCTGTTTCGTGATTATCGGTCTCAGCATGGGTGCCGGCGTTACGCCGGATGTAGTGGAATCCGCCCGGCAATGGCCGTTGAGTTTCGTCATTCTCGGGCTGTCACTGTTCGCCATTGTGCTGGCAGGCCGCTGGATATTGCAGAACCGCTGGCGGTTTGATCCGATGACGGCACTTCTGTCCGTTGTTCCGGGACATCTCAGCTACGTGCTTGGCTTGTCAGCGGACACCAATGGAGACCTGGCAACGATCAGCGTTATCCAGAGCATACGGGTTCTGGCGCTGACCATTCTGGTGCCATTCGCAGTGGTCCTGATCGGCATTGAAACCAACGCCTCACTGGTGGCGATGGATATTATGACGCTGCCGATGTTTGGCCTCAGTATTGTCCTGTCCTTTGCCGGCGGCTATCTGATGAACCGGCTGCGCCTGCCTGCCGCCTATCTGATTGCCGGGCTGGTATGGTCGACCGGGAGCCACATCACCGGCACCATTGACGGAACGGTCTCGCCGTATGTCGCCATACCCGCCTTTATCACCATGGGGGCTTTGATCGGCACAAGGTTTTACGGGGTCACACGGGCGCTTCTGAAGCGCGCCTTTCTGGCCGGAATCACAGTCACGCTGGCGGCTTTCGTCATTTCGGCGCTGGCTGCCTGGAGTGTCTCGCTGTTCATTGATACGCCGCTCAGTCATTTGCTGGTGGCTTTTGCCCCCGGCGGCGTTGAAACCATGGCGGCCATGGCGATTTCGCTGAACGCGGATCCCGCTTTTGTCGCGGCCCATCATGTTATGCGCCTGTTTATCCTTACCTTTCTGGCACCCATCATGCTGGGCTTGGCGCGGCGCAGGGCCGGTTCTGCGGACGACCTGTAG
- the aceA gene encoding isocitrate lyase, producing MAHDTFSTLVPDTAEDRFQYIERPYSAEDVAKLRGSVKIEHTLADRGARKLWDLLKTEDYVNALGAMSGNQAMQMARAGLKAIYLSGWQVAADANVAGSMYPDQSLYPANSGPELARKINRTLQRADQIEHSEGGVNRDWFVPIVADAEAGFGGPLNCFEIMKAYIEAGAAGVHFEDQLASEKKCGHLGGKVLIPTQAHIRNLDAARLAADTCGVSTLVMARTDAESARLITSDIDERDHEFLTGERTPEGFFRLKEGTGVDHCIKRGLAFARHADLLWWETSKPNLDDARRFAEAIQKQFPGKMMAYNCSPSFNWEANLDKETIAIYQRELGAMGYKFQFVTLAGFHQLNHGMFELARGYKERGMAAYSELQQAEFASEADGYTATRHQREVGTGYFDAVSVAIAGGQSSTTAMGESTETAQFTKAA from the coding sequence ATGGCACACGATACATTCAGCACCCTGGTCCCCGACACAGCTGAGGACCGCTTTCAGTATATCGAACGGCCTTACAGCGCTGAGGATGTGGCAAAGCTGCGTGGATCGGTGAAGATCGAGCATACTCTGGCCGACAGGGGCGCGCGCAAATTGTGGGACCTGCTGAAAACGGAAGATTATGTCAACGCCCTTGGCGCCATGTCCGGCAATCAGGCGATGCAGATGGCACGCGCCGGGCTGAAAGCGATTTACCTGTCAGGCTGGCAGGTTGCAGCCGATGCCAATGTGGCCGGGTCGATGTATCCCGACCAGAGCCTTTACCCGGCCAATTCCGGGCCGGAACTGGCGCGCAAGATCAACCGCACCCTGCAGCGTGCTGACCAGATTGAACACAGTGAAGGCGGCGTTAACCGTGACTGGTTCGTGCCGATTGTCGCCGATGCGGAGGCCGGCTTCGGCGGACCGCTGAACTGTTTTGAAATCATGAAAGCCTATATCGAGGCTGGTGCAGCGGGTGTCCATTTTGAAGACCAGCTTGCCTCTGAAAAGAAATGCGGCCATCTCGGCGGCAAGGTTCTGATCCCGACACAGGCGCATATCCGTAATCTGGATGCAGCTCGGCTGGCGGCCGATACCTGCGGCGTGTCGACGCTGGTGATGGCGCGGACGGACGCCGAGTCGGCCCGTCTGATCACCTCGGACATTGATGAGCGGGACCATGAATTCCTCACCGGAGAACGCACACCGGAAGGCTTCTTCCGCCTGAAGGAGGGCACCGGGGTCGATCACTGCATCAAGCGCGGCCTGGCATTTGCCAGACATGCGGATCTGTTGTGGTGGGAAACCTCAAAGCCTAATCTGGATGATGCGCGGCGTTTTGCGGAAGCGATTCAAAAGCAATTCCCGGGCAAGATGATGGCCTATAATTGCTCGCCATCATTCAACTGGGAAGCCAATCTGGATAAGGAAACCATCGCCATTTATCAGCGCGAGCTGGGGGCCATGGGCTACAAGTTCCAGTTTGTCACGCTGGCCGGTTTCCATCAGCTCAACCACGGCATGTTTGAACTGGCGCGCGGCTACAAGGAGCGCGGCATGGCGGCCTATTCCGAACTTCAGCAGGCGGAATTTGCCTCCGAGGCTGATGGCTACACAGCCACCCGGCATCAGCGCGAAGTCGGCACCGGTTATTTCGATGCGGTGAGTGTGGCGATTGCCGGTGGCCAGTCATCGACAACAGCGATGGGCGAATCCACCGAAACCGCCCAGTTCACCAAAGCGGCCTAG
- a CDS encoding short-chain fatty acyl-CoA regulator family protein, whose protein sequence is MSEVVEKKLFIGPRLRRIRREFGLTQAKMAEELDISPSYLNLIERSQRPATAQFLIKLAGAYDVDIRALASDTEHQALGELREIFADPVFAGGSGPVPPQELRDLTEHSPSVADAVLRLYQAYKGAKLSGDRLAGAVGVGEDGHAHAATRLGSAGIRNPMDDIRDMIRDANNHYPELDQMAEDLYGGFRQQDDEIYAPMRRHLRELRSIDVRVMPEDVMRGELRRFDRHRKRLMLSELMEPAGRAFQVAYQLAFTEAGKTIDDLVQRADLKDPVTKRLARVAFANYFAGALMMPYTRFLDAAETLGYDIDILCQRFGASYEQVAHRLTTLQRQTARGIPFFFIRLDNAGNISKRFSSGKFHFSKFGGTCPLWNVHSTFNTPGKILTQIVEMPDGVQYFSLARTVRRAITPFSEPEPQLAIGLGCELRYAHRLVYAKGANLDTPNATPIGINCQLCDRADCRQRAAPPLTKVLDVDEHRRGISPFGFVDETD, encoded by the coding sequence ATGAGTGAGGTCGTCGAGAAAAAACTGTTTATTGGTCCGCGCCTGCGGCGCATACGGCGTGAATTTGGCCTGACCCAGGCGAAAATGGCGGAAGAGCTCGACATTTCGCCAAGCTATCTCAATTTGATTGAGCGCAGTCAGCGTCCGGCCACAGCGCAATTCCTCATCAAGCTGGCAGGGGCCTATGATGTCGATATCCGCGCTCTGGCTTCCGATACCGAGCATCAGGCACTTGGAGAATTGCGTGAAATTTTTGCCGATCCGGTGTTTGCCGGTGGCAGTGGCCCGGTGCCGCCGCAGGAATTGCGTGATCTGACCGAGCACAGCCCGAGCGTCGCCGATGCGGTGTTGCGGCTGTACCAGGCCTATAAGGGCGCAAAGCTGTCCGGCGACCGTCTCGCCGGAGCTGTCGGCGTTGGCGAGGATGGTCATGCCCACGCCGCAACGCGCCTCGGCTCTGCCGGTATCCGCAATCCCATGGATGACATTCGCGACATGATCCGCGATGCCAACAATCATTACCCGGAACTGGACCAGATGGCGGAAGATCTCTATGGCGGATTTCGCCAGCAGGATGACGAGATCTATGCGCCGATGCGCCGGCATCTGCGCGAGCTTCGCAGCATCGATGTCCGGGTCATGCCGGAAGACGTGATGCGTGGTGAATTGCGCCGTTTTGACCGCCACCGCAAACGCCTGATGCTGTCCGAATTGATGGAACCTGCGGGACGCGCCTTTCAGGTGGCCTATCAACTCGCCTTTACCGAGGCCGGCAAAACCATTGATGATCTGGTCCAGCGCGCCGATTTGAAGGACCCGGTGACAAAACGGCTGGCGCGGGTCGCCTTTGCAAATTATTTCGCCGGCGCATTGATGATGCCCTATACGCGCTTTCTCGATGCTGCCGAAACCCTCGGCTATGATATCGATATTCTGTGCCAGCGCTTTGGTGCCAGCTATGAGCAGGTTGCCCATCGGCTCACCACCCTGCAGCGCCAGACCGCACGCGGCATTCCGTTCTTCTTTATCCGACTCGACAATGCCGGCAACATTTCAAAGCGCTTTTCGTCGGGGAAATTTCATTTTTCCAAATTTGGCGGCACCTGTCCGCTGTGGAATGTGCATTCCACCTTTAACACGCCTGGCAAAATTCTGACCCAGATCGTGGAAATGCCGGACGGGGTGCAGTATTTCAGCCTGGCGCGGACCGTACGCCGGGCGATCACGCCGTTTTCTGAACCCGAGCCGCAACTCGCAATCGGTCTTGGCTGTGAGCTGCGTTATGCCCACCGGCTTGTCTATGCCAAGGGGGCAAATCTGGATACGCCCAATGCCACGCCGATTGGCATAAACTGCCAATTATGTGATCGCGCCGATTGCCGCCAGCGCGCCGCTCCGCCCCTGACAAAAGTGCTGGATGTGGACGAGCACCGCCGCGGCATTTCGCCGTTCGGCTTTGTTGACGAGACCGACTGA
- a CDS encoding MalY/PatB family protein: protein MMSFDFDRVIEQRNTHSQKWDSVQSRLGLSGPDILPMWVADMDFQAPAAVSETLHRMANHGVFGYFGEDGEFKRAFCDWMRNRHQFEIDPDWIVNIHGVVAGLGFALQSFSEPGDGVVVFSPVYHAFGSTIRAAGRNLIESPLKIVQGRYEMDLELLDSQIDERTKIMVLCSPHNPGGRVWSRQELIDICKFCESRDLLLISDEIHQDLVFEGHKHCVTANAYPAIADRLITLTAATKTFNVAASLTGHAIISDARLRDTFSNALRGAGSASPNRVGIEMVTAAYAHGADWLDALLPYIQANRDRFEEAVTRSIPGIRSMRLEATYLAWLDFSETGYSIEEATDRVQEIARIAVNKGLSFGKGGENWLRFNIACPRATLEEAISRLQTAFAK from the coding sequence ATGATGTCATTCGATTTTGACCGGGTTATCGAACAGCGCAACACCCATTCGCAAAAATGGGACAGCGTGCAAAGCAGACTGGGACTGAGCGGTCCGGACATTTTGCCGATGTGGGTCGCAGACATGGATTTTCAGGCTCCGGCAGCGGTCTCTGAAACCCTGCACAGGATGGCGAATCATGGCGTGTTTGGCTATTTTGGCGAAGATGGAGAGTTCAAGCGCGCATTCTGTGACTGGATGCGCAACCGCCATCAATTCGAGATTGATCCGGACTGGATAGTGAACATCCATGGCGTTGTTGCCGGGCTGGGGTTTGCCCTGCAGAGCTTCAGTGAACCTGGTGACGGTGTCGTCGTATTCTCGCCGGTCTATCACGCTTTTGGCAGCACCATCCGGGCGGCGGGCCGGAACCTGATCGAAAGCCCGCTGAAAATCGTTCAGGGCCGCTATGAGATGGATCTGGAGCTTCTGGACAGCCAGATCGATGAGCGCACAAAGATTATGGTGCTGTGCTCGCCGCACAATCCCGGCGGCCGCGTCTGGTCGCGCCAGGAACTGATTGATATTTGCAAATTTTGCGAGTCCCGCGATCTGCTGCTGATCTCAGATGAGATCCATCAGGATCTGGTGTTTGAAGGCCATAAGCATTGCGTCACGGCAAATGCCTATCCGGCCATCGCCGACCGGCTCATTACCCTGACGGCGGCGACAAAAACCTTCAATGTCGCTGCTTCTCTGACCGGCCATGCCATTATCTCCGATGCCAGGCTGCGCGATACTTTCAGCAACGCTCTGCGTGGCGCCGGATCAGCTTCGCCAAATCGTGTCGGGATTGAAATGGTCACCGCCGCTTATGCCCATGGCGCTGACTGGCTCGATGCCCTCTTGCCCTATATTCAGGCCAATCGGGACCGATTTGAAGAAGCCGTGACGCGGAGCATTCCCGGCATCCGCTCCATGAGACTGGAGGCCACTTATCTTGCCTGGCTCGATTTTTCAGAAACCGGCTATTCGATAGAGGAAGCCACAGATCGCGTTCAGGAAATTGCTCGAATCGCCGTCAATAAGGGCCTCTCCTTCGGCAAGGGCGGGGAGAACTGGCTTCGCTTTAATATCGCCTGCCCGCGTGCAACCCTGGAAGAGGCGATCAGCCGGCTGCAAACAGCCTTCGCTAAGTAG
- the rirA gene encoding iron-responsive transcriptional regulator RirA — translation MRLTRQTNYAIRMLMYCAANDGQLSRVGAIATAYGVSDLFLFKILQPLVEAGFMETVRGRNGGIRLAKPAGSISLLDVVKTTEENFAMAECFEDDGTDCPLLGSCALNGALHEALDAFFAVLGRHTIDDLVVPNPMLGSLLGLEPGIRPVA, via the coding sequence ATGCGCCTGACGCGACAGACCAATTATGCCATTCGCATGTTGATGTATTGTGCCGCCAATGATGGGCAATTGAGCCGCGTCGGCGCCATCGCCACGGCCTATGGTGTGTCCGATCTTTTTTTGTTCAAGATATTGCAGCCCCTTGTCGAAGCCGGTTTCATGGAGACGGTTCGCGGCCGCAATGGCGGTATCCGCCTTGCCAAACCGGCCGGCAGCATTTCCCTGCTGGATGTGGTGAAAACCACAGAAGAAAATTTCGCCATGGCCGAATGTTTTGAGGATGACGGGACCGATTGCCCGCTGCTCGGCAGTTGTGCCCTGAACGGTGCGCTGCATGAAGCACTCGATGCGTTCTTCGCCGTGCTTGGCCGACACACGATTGACGATCTGGTGGTGCCCAACCCGATGCTCGGCTCTCTACTGGGCCTGGAGCCGGGCATTCGTCCTGTCGCTTAG